A genomic stretch from Chelmon rostratus isolate fCheRos1 chromosome 14, fCheRos1.pri, whole genome shotgun sequence includes:
- the LOC121616773 gene encoding uncharacterized protein LOC121616773: MDGINDHIWQRRIHHGVRHQKCAIPFPESVEIGLEFNVALERKEKLDLCLLTNAVMLELCDFAKTVTKSETYFLFEMLEFNFDLGVDMDNDMQCYEYARRVHSKIKLLKEQIKLKPRRWKEPFLLPDRNTMMEYTGSQQSGRYYPKRNKIVDSSVLTDGSKNTQSDPENQEANGAVSSACMVKKPGGLRSKLAGDAYPCCKELGVTLTVRPDDTKQKLDPHLLNNGVMLELLYFSRVLCGTQTGIVHDLVKQNFGHELDKILFRMQVSKLMERKYACMTAEDRDAFRKEPFKVQTKKREQNRKRRKSLDTNYQELQKLTLASKRRGTLRHSSNDAKEIWQDSDLSYMCPVDFEIEMLSGTEAKPQKMKFESGSSETAAETKSAVSLDIECEEEEVVVSPVQPQTNGHDSSLFSLRPKTTTQKAVSDLFSEDKNEDISVKTLKQRLWMRRAVRTKQILKSGKVNDLFAHCRGIGLDFNVGSGNKQNVDLQLLTNCVLWEVYKFAAALSKSFRSFLFDILDNNFNLVLQDELHERNFICYIVTKEKILQNHPARQKVEFLNSPFQFPEVYNMVDVTSNFQSGQDAKTEQQRNWDSPSQASGQQADMELHPFCHKLDLNLWSTEECPANQKLDLTILTTGAVLEITGFVRELCGAFRETVNDILEHNFDLELQSGATKAAQVIQRWYSTQKSLMKRQNASPKISRWLNMVVPLNGHSQLDPQPPSGNQLEDLDAEDSKLGIEMQPFSGNVRQVKRVNSYHICKEIGLDLNIGYKSEAKTKLDLRVLTRGVLLEVHQYVLQNCQQYIPALYAILEYNFNLSSQNHRKAEFACSIASQVIAIAGKNSRKGGYLNKVFELPFDISESSQIFCKEEEDGYNELDLNDNLDIVFVRELKPVDIEVEIE; encoded by the coding sequence ATGGATGGCATTAATGACCACATCTGGCAGCGGCGCATCCATCACGGGGTTAGGCATCAGAAATGCGCAATCCCGTTCCCAGAGTCAGTTGAAATCGGGTTGGAGTTCAACGTGGCAttggaaaggaaagaaaagttAGATCTGTGTCTGCTAACGAACGCTGTGATGCTGGAGCTTTGTGACTTTGCCAAAACGGTGACCAAGTCCGAGACATATTTCTTGTTCGAAATGCTAGAGTTCAACTTTGACCTTGGTGTGGACATGGACAATGACATGCAGTGCTATGAATACGCAAGACGAGttcacagtaaaataaagctgctgaaGGAACAAATCAAGTTGAAACCTCGTAGATGGAAAGAACCATTTCTATTACCAGACCGAAACACTATGATGGAGTACACTGGGTCACAGCAGTCGGGACGCTACTACCCTAAAAGGAACAAAATCGTGGATAGTTCAGTCCTCACTGATGGCAGCAAGAACACCCAGTCTGATCCAGAAAATCAGGAGGCGAATGGAGCTGTTAGCAGTGCCTGCATGGTAAAGAAACCAGGAGGACTCAGATCAAAACTAGCAGGTGATGCTTACCCCTGCTGTAAAGAACTTGGTGTGACACTGACTGTTCGACCAGATGACACCAAACAGAAACTAGACCCACATCTGCTAAATAATGGTGTGATGCTGGAACTGCTTTACTTTTCAAGAGTGCTTTGTGGAACACAGACTGGGATAGTTCACGACTTGGTCAAGCAAAATTTTGGTCATGAGTTGGATAAAATACTGTTTCGTATGCAAGTATCCAAGCTGATGGAGCGAAAATACGCCTGCATGACAGCCGAGGACAGGGACGCTTTCCGAAAGGAGCCTTTTAAAGTCCAGACTAAGAAACGGGAACAGAATCGTAAAAGGAGGAAAAGCCTTGACACAAATTATCAAGAACTGCAAAAACTAACATTGGCCAGTAAGAGAAGGGGAACACTGAGGCACAGTAGCAATGATGCGAAAGAAATATGGCAGGATAGTGACCTGTCGTACATGTGTCCAGTTGATTTCGAGATAGAAATGCTGTCAGGTACAGAGGCCAAACCACAAAAAATGAAGTTTGAAAGTGGTTcctcagaaacagctgcagagacaaagtCGGCAGTGTCTCTGGATATAGAgtgtgaagaggaagaagtagTTGTCTCCCCTGTGCAGCCTCAGACTAATGGTCACGATTCTAGTTTATTCAGCCTTCGTCCAAAGACCACAACTCAAAAAGCAGTCTCCGATCTGTTTTCTGAAGATAAAAATGAGGACATaagtgtgaaaacactgaaacagaggcTGTGGATGAGACGTGCTGTTCGCACAAAACAAATCCTGAAGTCTGGCAAAGTGAATGACCTGTTTGCCCACTGCAGAGGGATAGGTTTAGATTTTAATGTTGGTTCAGGCAACAAGCAGAACGTGGATCTCCAACTCCTCACCAACTGCGTGTTGTGGGAAGTCTATAAATTTGCAGCTGCGCTGTCGAAGAGTTTTCGCAGTTTCTTATTTGACATTCTGGACAACAACTTTAACCTCGTCCTCCAAGATGAGCTGCATGAGCGCAATTTCATATGTTACATCGTAACAAAAGAAAAGATTCTTCAGAACCACCCTGCGAGACAGAAAGTGGAGTTTCTCAACAGTCCCTTTCAGTTCCCTGAAGTTTACAACATGGTTGACGTGACCAGCAATTTTCAAAGTGGACAAGACGCtaagacagagcagcagagaaactggGATTCACCATCCCAGGCGTCAGGCCAGCAGGCAGATATGGAGCTACACCCGTTCTGTCACAAGTTAGATCTCAACCTTTGGTCGACAGAAGAATGTCCGGCGAACCAAAAGCTTGATCTGACCATCCTGACCACCGGCGCTGTCCTCGAAATAACCGGCTTTGTCAGAGAGCTTTGCGGAGCTTTCCGTGAGACAGTTAATGACATCCTTGAGCACAATTTCGACCTTGAGCTTCAAAGTGGTGCGACCAAGGCCGCACAGGTGATCCAGAGATGGTACTCAACTCAGAAAAGCTTGATGAAAAGGCAAAACGCATCACCGAAGATAAGTAGGTGGTTGAACATGGTTGTGCCACTGAACGGTCACTCGCAGCTCGATCCACAACCACCAAGTGGCAACCAGCTGGAGGATCTGGATGCAGAAGACTCAAAGCTGGGCATAGAAATGCAACCTTTCAGCGGAAATGTGCGACAGGTGAAAAGGGTCAACAGCTATCACATCTGCAAAGAAATAGGATTGGACCTTAACATTGGCTATAAATCAGAAGCCAAAACCAAACTCGATTTGCGAGTGCTGACAAGAGGAGTCCTCCTTGAGGTGCACCAGTATGTACTGCAAAACTGCCAGCAATACATTCCCGCTCTGTACGCGATTCTGGAGTACAACTTCAATCTGAGCTCTCAGAACCATCGTAAGGCGGAGTTCGCCTGCTCCATTGCATCACAAGTGATAGCCATAGctggaaaaaacagcagaaagggaGGTTATCTGAACAAAGTGTTTGAGCTGCCCTTCGATATCTCAGAGTCCTCACAGATTTTctgcaaagaggaggaggacggatACAACGAGCTGGACCTTAACGATAACTTGGACATAGTGTTTGTTCGAGAACTGAAGCCCGTTGACATAGAAGTCGAGATTGAGTAG
- the st6gal1 gene encoding beta-galactoside alpha-2,6-sialyltransferase 1, with product MDRVSLLWRLRRRARRGALCMAFFCISMALLYALCAENSVPVTDAIFGVRARTRAQPRAHSVIKVLRGGAKPMYIDPQKLPGVVPGDPHRPIPVLSSPNHTHEAADSTSKRRQREREPSGFFSRLLPRPFTRALETLFGGRRRGELSGRGGDAEFFGPHGLLGEVWDDEMSSNMLGSRLKKVVQNYQAMNKYGVEFSGPGSVSSRPKLSGPKLLCQLKDTVEVTTLTSDLQPFSALPWATQLPPKQLTSDLGPYKTCAVVSSAGSLRNSGLGKEIDSHDAVLRFNAAPTTGYEKDVGSKTTIRLINSQVMASDDHRFLSSSLYSSGALVAWDPAPFSADLTQWYNRTDYPIFTQYQRYRRLHPMQPFYILHPRFEWQVWQRIQDNMAEPIQKNPPSSGLLGTVLMMSLCEVVHVYEFLPSRRKTELCHYYQRFFDAACTLGAYHPLLYEKNLVKRMNQGSDRDIYNHGRVMLPGFGKLNCTQAAGGGPNH from the exons ATGGATCGAGTCAGCCTGCTGTGGCGTCTGAGGCGCCGGGCTCGCCGTGGAGCACTCTGCATGGCCTTCTTCTGCATCTCCATGGCTCTGTTGTACGCCCTCTGCGCTGAAAACAGCGTGCCCGTCACAGACGCCATCTTCGGTGTCCGGGCGCGAACCCGGGCTCAGCCTCGTGCACACTCTGTCATCAAG GTGCTGAGAGGCGGAGCCAAGCCCATGTACATTGACCCTCAGAAGCTCCCGGGTGTCGTCCCAGGTGACCCTCACCGTCCAAtccctgtcctctcctctccaaacCACACCCACGAAGCCGCGGACTCGACGTCAAAGCGGCGGCAGAGAGAGCGGGAGCCCTCCGGGTTTTTCTCTCGCCTGCTGCCGCGCCCCTTCACTCGCGCGCTGGAGACCTTGTTCGGAGGCCGGCGGAGGGGCGAGCTGAGTGGCCGAGGGGGGGACGCGGAGTTCTTCGGGCCTCACGGGCTTTTGGGAGAGGTGTGGGATGACGAGATGTCCAGTAACATGCTGGGGAGCAGACTGAAGAAGGTGGTGCAGAATTATCAG GCGATGAATAAGTACGGGGTCGAGTTCTCCGGCCCCGGCAGTGTGTCCAGCAGGCCCAAGTTGAGCGGTCCCAAGCTTCTCTGCCAACTGAAGGACACGGTCGAGGTCACgactttgacctctgacctccagcccTTCTCTGCGCTGCCCTGGGCCACCCAGCTGCCACCGAagcagctgacctctgacctcggGCCCTACAAGACCTGCGCTGTGGTGTCGTCTGCAGGGTCGCTCCGCAACTCTGGACTGGGCAAAGAGATAG ACTCTCATGATGCGGTGCTGCGCTTCAACGCAGCGCCCACCACCGGCTATGAGAAAGACGTCGGCTCTAAAACCACGATCCGCCTCATCAACTCACAG GTGATGGCGTCTGATGACCACCGTTTCCTGTCCAGCTCTCTGTACAGCTCAGGTGCTCTAGTGGCCTGGGACCCCGCCCCCTTCTCAGCTGACCTCACTCAG tgGTACAACAGGACAGACTACCCCATCTTCACCCAGTACCAGAGATACAGGAGGCTTCATCCTATGCAGCCTTTCTACATCCTGCATCCTCGCTTTGAGTGGCAGGTCTGGCAACGAATACAAGACAACATGGCTGAGCCCATCCAGAAGAACCCGCCCTCCTCGGGCCTGCTCG GCACTGTCCTGATGATGTCGCTGTGCGAGGTGGTGCACGTTTACGAGTTCCTGCCGTCCCGCAGGAAGACGGAGCTCTGCCATTACTACCAGCGCTTCTTTGACGCCGCCTGCACGCTCGGCGCCTACCACCCTCTGCTGTACGAGAAAAACCTGGTCAAACGGATGAACCAGGGCTCCGACCGCGACATCTACAATCATGGACGCGTCATGTTGCCTGGGTTCGGCAAGCTGAACTGCACCCAGGCTGCCGGAGGTGGACCCAACCACTGA